One segment of Anopheles stephensi strain Indian chromosome 3, UCI_ANSTEP_V1.0, whole genome shotgun sequence DNA contains the following:
- the LOC118512818 gene encoding uncharacterized protein LOC118512818, protein MNRFAGVIVLAALVLGALAQNDGRDATAIRDRAGNGYEVLVESSLHVRKANPAVRRNVRSVLDLLVPPAPEAVLVRQKRQFGGFGASSSNANANAFNQQFGPNGFGASAANAGAQSFYNQGPGGGFGASAANSASQGFQAGPGGFSGSAGQSGSQSYKLPGDRDINLSYSGGFSVANGQPSVSQGSSISFSKK, encoded by the exons ATGAACCGATTTGCTGGAGTGATCGTACTGGCGGCGCTGGTTCTCGGTGCCCTGGCGCAGAACGATGGTCGAG ATGCTACCGCAATCCGCGATCGGGCCGGCAATGGGTACGAGGTCCTGGTCGAGTCGTCCCTGCATGTGCGAAAGGCAAACCCGGCCGTACGACGCAACGTGCGCAGCGTGCTAGATCTTCTCGTGCCACCAGCACCGGAAGCGGTGCTCGTGCGCCAAAAACGCCAGTTCGG TGGATTCGGTGCCTCCAGCTCGAACGCTAACGCTAACGCCTTCAACCAACAGTTTGGCCCGAATGGATTTGGGGCTAGTGCCGCTAATGCCGGCGCTCAATCGTTCTACAACCAGGGACCGGGCGGTGGTTTCGGTGCATCGGCTGCCAACTCTGCCTCGCAAGGTTTCCAGGCCGGTCCCGGTGGATTCTCG GGCTCCGCTGGACAGTCCGGTAGCCAGAGCTACAAGCTCCCGGGCGATCGGGACATCAACCTCTCGTACAGTGGTGGATTCTCCGTTGCCAACGGCCAGCCAAGCGTATCGCAGGGCAGCTCCATCAGCTTCTCCAAGAAGTAA